In Zea mays cultivar B73 chromosome 7, Zm-B73-REFERENCE-NAM-5.0, whole genome shotgun sequence, the following proteins share a genomic window:
- the LOC118472951 gene encoding uncharacterized protein has product MANRTLCLVAAPGNHHHSLSLSHLLSLMLATATTPITWWLPITAPKSKAPRRAPRRPAWLSRRGLFFSGESFDQFAIRFRASRDRRSSFGDQVIKLLELYEIEDSEHLFGEGCLWCNLCSGKEEGVEVDLQEFQDVDEFED; this is encoded by the exons ATGGCAAACCGCACGTTGTGCCTTGTGGCTGCGCCTGGAAACCACCATCATTCTCTCTCCCTTTCCCATCTTCTCTCCCTGATGCTCGCAACTGCCACTACCCCTATCACCTGGTGGTTGCCGATCACAGCGCCCAAATCCAAAGCACCCCGGCGAGCGCCCAGACGCCCAGCTTGGCTGTCTCGGCGCGGCCTCTTCTTCTCCGGCGAGTCCTTCGACCAG TTTGCgatccgtttccgagcttcgagagATCGAAGGTCAAGCTTTGGTGACCAAGTGATCAAGCTCCTCGAGCTCTACGAGATTGAAgattctgagcatctgtttggtgaag gttgcctttggtgcaatctatgctcaggtaaagaagaaggtgtcgaggtggaccttcaggagttccaggacgttgatgagttcgaggattag